In Acidimicrobiia bacterium, the genomic stretch TGCCAGTTGTTCAGCGAGCCCGGCGCGGGCTCCGACCTCGCGTCACTGTCGACGCGCGCCGTGCGCGACGGCGACGAGTGGGTCGTGAACGGGCAGAAGGTGTGGAACACGCTCGCGCACCTCGGTGACCGCGGCATGCTCGTCACCCGTACGGATCCCGATGTGCCCAAGCACCGCGGCCTCACGTACTTCGCGCTCGACATGCACGCTCCGGGGGTCGACGTGCGTCCGCTCCGCCAGATCACCGGCGAAGCCGAGTTCAACGAGGTCTTCCTGACCGACGTGCGGATCCCGGACACCGATCGGCTCGGCGAGGTCGGCGAGGGCTGGAAGGTCGCGCAGACCACGCTGATGAACGAGCGCGTCTCGATCGGCGGTGGCATCCAGCCGCGCGAGTTCGGCATGATCGGCATTCTCGCCGATACGTGGCGCAAACGGCCCGAGGTGCGTACGCCGGCCGGGCAGGACGCCGTCCTTCAGCTCTGGGTGCAGTCCGAAGCCGCCCGGCTCACCGGCATCCGGCTGGTCCAGGCGCTCGCCGCCGGTCAGCCCGGCCCGGAAGGTTCCGCCTCGAAGCTGGTCTTCGCCCGCCTGATGCAGCAGATCTCCGGGCTCGAACTCGAACTGAACGGCGAGGAAGGCCTGCGCCACGACGACTGG encodes the following:
- a CDS encoding acyl-CoA dehydrogenase family protein; its protein translation is MTTTDAALTATSADEATVDDLVLGLINDFDPRTTDPFEFRGVQFDRGLAWVGFPEGDGGLGMNPKLQRVVDTKLREAGARGPSSGRFFGMFLAAPTIVTHGSPELRKKLLRPLFTGEEVWCQLFSEPGAGSDLASLSTRAVRDGDEWVVNGQKVWNTLAHLGDRGMLVTRTDPDVPKHRGLTYFALDMHAPGVDVRPLRQITGEAEFNEVFLTDVRIPDTDRLGEVGEGWKVAQTTLMNERVSIGGGIQPREFGMIGILADTWRKRPEVRTPAGQDAVLQLWVQSEAARLTGIRLVQALAAGQPGPEGSASKLVFARLMQQISGLELELNGEEGLRHDDWTMRRSTAVDFFGRSPGYRYLRAKGNSIEGGSSEILRNIIAERVLGLPSEPRIDKDVAWKDLPR